A window of Calditrichota bacterium genomic DNA:
AAATATTTTAATTATTCTTTTAATTTTTCATTTTTAATTGCAGCGTGTCTGCGTTAGGTCCCCTCATTGAAAAATTTTTGCGATGAGGCTAATTGCCTTTTTTCCCAAATCCATACAGCAATTTGATATTTTCCGAATCCCATTCAGTCAGATACCACACATGAAAATTTTCGTCGGGCTTGTACCACGGCTGTTTGCTGAAATAGAGCTTCAGCAGCGGATGCGAGAAAATTTTCCCGTATTTGGCAGGAAAAGCGTTTTTCAGCAGCCAGCGTTTCGTTTTGGACATGGTGGCGATTTCCGTTTCCGTGAGCGGCTCCAATTCCACATCCGGCGGCGTGTAAAATCCGAACGGTTCAGTGAATTCGTATTTCTTTCTCACTAAGCGTTCCGGCGCGCGTTTGTCGCGCGGTACGATGCTCAGCCAGTTTTTCGCCAGATAAGTTTCGAACACAATGGAGTCAGGGTAAAGCGCCCAAAACGACGCCAAACTGACCGGAAGTTTGAAGTCATTTTCCGGTCTGAGCTCGTAATCCTGTTTCAGCCAGTCCATTGATTCTGTGTACCACGATTGTTTGTTTTTCGGATTAAATTTAATGGGCGGCTTTTTGACGATGAAATTGAAAGTGATGTGAACGGTCTTTTTTTCTTCCGGGGAAAAA
This region includes:
- a CDS encoding YARHG domain-containing protein, which produces MKKITAYIIFWLAISFLLRGSAIALIAPVEMNGDSAVTLVSSDKISLSFEKLELYHHPLGIWLATYRATLLNNTAHPVTQTIAFPAGFDERMVDKDLVCDAFQNFKVFADGEPIKKIQSLLKCTNFVKTTGIEWTMDDGSGVGFVNVFALNFSPEEKKTVHITFNFIVKKPPIKFNPKNKQSWYTESMDWLKQDYELRPENDFKLPVSLASFWALYPDSIVFETYLAKNWLSIVPRDKRAPERLVRKKYEFTEPFGFYTPPDVELEPLTETEIATMSKTKRWLLKNAFPAKYGKIFSHPLLKLYFSKQPWYKPDENFHVWYLTEWDSENIKLLYGFGKKGN